One window of Paenibacillus sp. FSL K6-3182 genomic DNA carries:
- a CDS encoding ATP-binding cassette domain-containing protein yields the protein MKIKQLIANNINKLDEVLPVDKSLGIAGLSGSGKTTFSQTIGEESKKRLVSLLPKAEYQYLFPNIMETNFSAIKMEEMPLVLFLGRSSISSNPRSTIGTHTGVFTEIRVALAEKYNLSPEVFSFNNELGWCPDCKGRGTTKNIECKKCMGKRYNQEVEQYKFELLEQAQSISDINDFSVETIYSLAEVLKISEGKQNILKNIINMNIGYLTLNRIMGTLSGGEVTRLYLAEFMATSENTVIIIDEISVGLDHQTLLKILAEIKQLGVKNQIWLIDHSDTVLDTADKHLFFGPGSGKYGGKIVEESPRPKPIHGERNEAAPTEYYQFLDLHCRNIQINEIQIPKNRLVTFTGESGCGKSTLVNECMSKDFVKRYPKDKLVMVGQDRNQSITSRSTVATFLDIKKKLTKYSDDIDDIFQRSIEDIIVELPNEDIAHKRLSLLIKLGLGYLTLERKTQSLSTGEFQCVHLVSELFAGSRNPNTLFIFDEPSKGLSQNILNQFIDSVRVILQDESVSMIMIEHNSYMLESSDFIVDFGKRQLAPVEHLDVVSHDDYYWEQNNEDKAAPFHIPSTLDQKNGVNYLKENQIAYFKNAENVYKGGILKSLSSMARLIYGEYESDTIAPVIAIDLERHLYSQYTFLYEIGGLINHIVAAHPTNKDTNSFDFYNQANHCPCCSGRRVIEKFDFDIVIQDKAAPFWDGLLHPDVMDILKFYQFPKIKFIFEEIKNELGQDISKSYAEMTDAEKHTFLYGYWEKSFYDKVGKASRTWEGFNHIIGMYMVVSKSEIKERIKESKKLITCPICQGTVLKHHKKLKFGETDIRDIIQQPLDQVIKTVGNLQVLDKMKAIVGGDMVLTEEVSLLPRETQAALKMLELEVASFSHYEMVLQNVLPFWGRISNSIESISINNRITVCDFANITETRETIIDKYFTNGKYKKLTYVYEAFGYKKIVTLINKIKASQPCPFCKGKRVISEDGLHDGVFKLSVPCVSCYASGINDEGLKEIVEGIDVQTWLTGKVSDVVKDSSNIEAVADIPIFNRIRELNKQEMMAVYQFLEQS from the coding sequence ATGAAAATAAAGCAATTAATTGCGAACAATATTAACAAATTAGATGAAGTACTGCCAGTAGATAAATCGTTAGGCATAGCTGGTTTATCTGGATCTGGAAAAACAACTTTTTCTCAAACCATTGGTGAAGAATCGAAGAAACGTCTTGTTTCCTTATTGCCAAAGGCGGAGTATCAGTATCTATTTCCTAATATTATGGAAACCAATTTCAGTGCCATTAAGATGGAGGAAATGCCGCTTGTCCTTTTTCTAGGTCGATCATCCATTTCTTCAAATCCTCGTTCAACTATTGGTACGCATACTGGCGTGTTTACTGAAATTCGAGTTGCTCTTGCTGAAAAGTATAATCTTTCTCCAGAAGTTTTTTCATTTAATAATGAATTAGGCTGGTGTCCAGACTGTAAAGGCCGCGGAACAACTAAAAATATCGAATGTAAAAAATGTATGGGGAAACGTTACAATCAAGAAGTTGAACAATATAAATTTGAGTTACTTGAACAAGCACAGAGTATATCGGACATCAACGACTTCAGTGTGGAAACAATATATTCACTAGCAGAAGTTCTAAAGATTAGTGAAGGTAAACAAAACATTTTAAAAAATATAATCAATATGAATATTGGTTACTTAACGTTAAATCGGATTATGGGAACATTGTCAGGCGGAGAAGTAACTCGGCTCTACTTAGCTGAATTTATGGCAACAAGTGAGAATACGGTTATTATCATCGACGAAATTTCCGTAGGTCTTGATCATCAGACGTTATTAAAGATTTTAGCTGAGATTAAACAATTGGGAGTTAAAAATCAAATTTGGCTCATTGACCATTCTGACACGGTGCTGGACACAGCGGATAAGCATTTGTTTTTTGGCCCTGGAAGCGGTAAATACGGCGGAAAAATAGTGGAAGAATCACCACGTCCAAAGCCAATCCACGGGGAACGAAACGAGGCAGCACCAACAGAATATTATCAATTTCTTGATCTTCACTGCCGGAATATTCAAATCAATGAAATTCAGATTCCTAAAAATAGACTTGTCACTTTTACAGGCGAGTCAGGCTGTGGCAAATCCACACTAGTTAATGAGTGCATGTCCAAAGATTTTGTGAAGCGCTATCCGAAAGATAAGCTGGTTATGGTTGGGCAAGATCGAAACCAATCGATCACTAGTCGGTCAACCGTTGCCACATTTCTAGATATTAAAAAGAAGCTTACAAAATATAGTGATGATATTGATGATATTTTTCAGCGCTCGATTGAAGATATTATTGTTGAGCTGCCAAATGAAGACATCGCTCATAAACGCTTGAGCTTATTGATCAAGCTAGGACTTGGTTATTTGACGTTGGAGAGAAAAACACAATCCTTATCAACGGGTGAATTTCAATGTGTTCATTTAGTTTCTGAGTTGTTTGCGGGCTCCAGAAACCCGAATACGCTATTTATTTTTGACGAGCCTTCAAAAGGGTTGTCACAAAACATTTTGAATCAATTCATTGATAGTGTGAGGGTCATTCTTCAGGATGAATCCGTCTCCATGATCATGATTGAACATAATTCGTATATGCTGGAAAGCTCTGATTTTATCGTTGATTTTGGCAAAAGACAGCTTGCACCCGTGGAGCATCTTGATGTGGTCAGTCATGATGATTATTACTGGGAACAAAACAATGAAGATAAAGCTGCTCCTTTCCATATTCCTTCAACACTTGATCAAAAAAATGGCGTTAATTATTTAAAAGAAAACCAGATTGCCTATTTTAAAAATGCGGAAAATGTTTATAAAGGCGGCATCTTAAAAAGTTTATCATCAATGGCTCGTCTCATTTATGGCGAATATGAATCGGATACCATTGCACCCGTCATCGCCATTGATTTGGAACGCCACTTGTACAGCCAATATACGTTTCTCTACGAAATTGGCGGCTTAATCAACCATATTGTGGCGGCACATCCAACCAATAAAGATACGAATAGCTTCGATTTCTATAATCAAGCTAATCATTGCCCATGCTGCTCGGGCCGCCGTGTAATTGAAAAATTTGATTTTGATATTGTTATTCAGGACAAAGCCGCGCCATTCTGGGATGGCTTATTGCATCCAGATGTGATGGATATTTTGAAGTTTTATCAATTCCCAAAAATAAAATTTATTTTTGAAGAGATTAAAAATGAGCTCGGCCAGGATATAAGCAAAAGTTATGCAGAGATGACAGACGCAGAAAAGCATACTTTTTTGTACGGATATTGGGAAAAGTCATTCTATGATAAAGTAGGCAAGGCATCAAGGACATGGGAAGGCTTTAATCACATCATTGGGATGTATATGGTGGTATCGAAATCGGAGATTAAAGAGCGTATAAAAGAATCCAAAAAATTGATTACTTGCCCAATCTGTCAAGGAACGGTGCTAAAGCATCATAAAAAGCTGAAGTTTGGCGAGACGGATATTCGTGACATTATTCAGCAGCCTCTTGATCAAGTCATTAAAACCGTTGGAAATCTACAGGTTCTAGACAAAATGAAAGCAATTGTTGGGGGCGATATGGTTTTGACGGAAGAGGTTTCTCTATTGCCTAGGGAGACGCAAGCTGCGCTGAAAATGCTTGAACTAGAGGTAGCGAGCTTTTCCCACTACGAAATGGTTTTGCAAAATGTACTGCCTTTCTGGGGCCGTATTAGCAACAGTATCGAATCCATCAGTATTAATAATCGGATCACTGTCTGTGATTTTGCCAATATCACCGAAACGAGAGAAACGATCATTGATAAGTATTTCACCAATGGTAAATACAAAAAACTGACCTATGTTTATGAAGCGTTTGGTTACAAAAAAATTGTTACCTTAATAAACAAAATTAAAGCCAGCCAGCCATGCCCATTCTGCAAAGGGAAAAGAGTAATTTCGGAAGATGGGCTCCATGATGGCGTGTTTAAATTATCGGTACCATGTGTTAGCTGTTATGCAAGTGGCATCAACGATGAAGGGCTTAAGGAAATCGTTGAAGGCATAGACGTGCAAACATGGCTGACCGGCAAAGTAAGTGATGTTGTTAAAGACAGCTCAAATATCGAGGCTGTAGCTGATATTCCTATTTTCAATCGCATTCGTGAGTTGAATAAACAAGAAATGATGGCTGTTTACCAATTCCTTGAGCAAAGCTAG